A single window of [Clostridium] hylemonae DSM 15053 DNA harbors:
- the fliP gene encoding flagellar type III secretion system pore protein FliP (The bacterial flagellar biogenesis protein FliP forms a type III secretion system (T3SS)-type pore required for flagellar assembly.) yields the protein MNTGALVNINGGQVPTLEILVMMTVVMLLPSIVVMMTSFVRIIIILSFTRNAIGVQQTPPNMVLVGIALFLTLFIMDPVIKDINTEAYEPYKNGEIAQEEALDRATVPMKKFMLKQTEVSTLNLYVDMAGIEEKTAPEDLPMRVVIPSFMTSELKRGFMAGLLLFIPFLLIDIIVSSTLMSMGMIMLPPATIALPFKLLLFVTLNGWELLFSSIVQSFNY from the coding sequence ATGAATACAGGGGCATTAGTTAACATCAACGGAGGTCAGGTGCCGACGTTAGAGATACTTGTAATGATGACGGTTGTGATGCTTCTGCCTTCCATTGTTGTGATGATGACTTCTTTTGTCAGGATCATCATCATCCTTTCTTTTACGAGGAACGCGATCGGAGTGCAGCAGACGCCGCCAAATATGGTTCTTGTCGGAATTGCGTTATTTCTCACACTGTTCATTATGGACCCCGTGATAAAAGATATCAATACAGAGGCCTATGAGCCGTACAAAAACGGAGAGATCGCACAAGAGGAAGCGCTGGACCGGGCAACCGTGCCGATGAAGAAATTCATGCTCAAACAGACAGAGGTGAGCACGCTGAACCTGTATGTGGATATGGCGGGGATCGAGGAGAAGACAGCGCCGGAAGACCTTCCGATGCGGGTGGTCATCCCATCCTTTATGACGAGTGAACTCAAAAGAGGATTTATGGCGGGACTGCTTTTGTTCATACCGTTCCTGCTCATAGATATCATCGTGTCGAGCACGCTTATGTCAATGGGTATGATCATGCTTCCGCCGGCGACCATCGCACTGCCGTTTAAGCTGCTGCTGTTCGTGACACTTAACGGATGGGAGCTGCTGTTCTCATCTATCGTACAAAGCTTTAACTACTGA
- the fliN gene encoding flagellar motor switch protein FliN codes for MDVKKLSTMEIDAIGEILNISLGASATAISTMLDARVDITTPIVQVRNKEEFEFGNLEPAVGVEIIYIEGLTGSNIMLLKRNDVRVIVEMLMGMEIPEEEFELDEMNISAICEVKNQMMGASATALSELLGKAVNISTPVSFDIESPEQFKEKYFTEESPMVVIGFTLRIADKMESEFMNLMPIGLARELVAGFFSDGTPELPKEETVVLPEEETVTAAAVSEPVPAEPAAAMPEAGPEAAQAPVAAGTVPEPEAAAPSAGAAVSEPAPQAGLMQDTEAPADIPVMPQATPPAANPAVQAAPPVSAVQPAGTVAAADPQFMNSMTQMMDLMRQQLEMQQVQLQQMKQTQAAGPKKIKVNPVSQPNLEQSAEETELQESNLELIMGVPLEVSVEIGRTKKLVKDVLELNKGSLVVLDKLAGEQVDLFVNGQCIAQGDVVVVDDNFGIRITEILADEIPLAQ; via the coding sequence ATGGACGTAAAGAAACTGAGTACGATGGAAATTGACGCTATAGGCGAGATCCTTAATATAAGTCTCGGGGCATCTGCAACAGCCATTTCTACAATGCTGGATGCAAGAGTAGACATAACGACGCCAATCGTACAGGTCAGAAACAAAGAAGAATTTGAATTCGGTAATCTGGAACCTGCCGTAGGGGTAGAGATCATATATATCGAAGGGCTGACAGGCAGCAATATCATGCTGCTGAAGAGAAATGACGTGCGCGTTATTGTCGAGATGCTTATGGGAATGGAGATTCCCGAGGAAGAATTTGAGCTGGATGAGATGAACATAAGCGCTATCTGCGAAGTGAAGAATCAGATGATGGGCGCGTCGGCGACAGCACTTTCAGAGCTTCTCGGCAAGGCGGTAAATATATCGACGCCGGTGTCTTTTGATATAGAGAGCCCGGAACAGTTCAAGGAAAAGTATTTTACAGAAGAAAGCCCGATGGTTGTGATCGGCTTTACACTTCGTATCGCAGATAAGATGGAAAGCGAGTTCATGAACCTGATGCCTATCGGGCTTGCAAGGGAGCTTGTGGCAGGCTTCTTTTCTGATGGTACACCGGAGCTTCCAAAGGAGGAGACGGTGGTTCTTCCGGAGGAAGAGACAGTGACGGCCGCCGCCGTATCGGAACCGGTCCCGGCAGAACCGGCCGCGGCGATGCCGGAGGCCGGCCCGGAAGCCGCGCAGGCGCCTGTGGCAGCCGGGACTGTACCGGAGCCGGAAGCTGCCGCGCCTTCTGCCGGCGCCGCTGTTTCAGAACCTGCGCCTCAGGCCGGTCTGATGCAGGATACAGAAGCGCCGGCAGACATACCGGTTATGCCTCAGGCAACGCCTCCGGCGGCCAATCCGGCGGTACAGGCAGCGCCTCCGGTGAGCGCCGTACAGCCGGCAGGAACTGTGGCGGCTGCCGATCCGCAGTTTATGAATTCCATGACACAGATGATGGACCTTATGAGACAGCAGCTTGAGATGCAGCAGGTGCAGCTTCAGCAGATGAAGCAGACACAGGCTGCGGGACCGAAGAAAATAAAAGTCAATCCTGTGTCACAGCCGAACCTGGAACAGAGCGCGGAGGAGACGGAACTACAGGAGTCCAATCTGGAGCTGATCATGGGAGTTCCGCTGGAGGTATCCGTTGAGATAGGAAGGACGAAGAAGCTTGTGAAGGATGTGCTTGAGCTCAACAAGGGATCTCTTGTCGTGCTGGATAAGCTGGCGGGAGAGCAGGTGGACCTGTTCGTAAACGGACAGTGTATTGCCCAGGGCGATGTAGTCGTGGTGGATGACAACTTTGGGATCAGGATCACGGAAATACTGGCGGATGAAATACCGCTGGCACAGTAG
- the flgC gene encoding flagellar basal body rod protein FlgC — translation MSFLSSLNISASGMTAQRLRLDIASENIANIETTRTEDGTPYRRKMVVLESRKENFRSVLGRAMSGQNSANRGGVAAAAIIDDDTELKAVLDPEHPDADENGYVRMPNVDMIKETTDAMAATRSYEANITAFNAVKLMAQKAMEIGK, via the coding sequence ATGTCTTTTTTGAGTTCTTTGAATATCAGCGCTTCAGGTATGACGGCGCAGAGACTGAGGCTTGACATTGCGTCTGAAAATATTGCCAATATTGAGACGACCAGGACGGAGGACGGGACGCCTTACCGGAGAAAAATGGTGGTGCTTGAGTCCAGGAAGGAAAACTTCCGCTCGGTACTGGGAAGGGCCATGAGCGGGCAGAACAGTGCGAACCGGGGCGGAGTGGCCGCGGCTGCAATTATAGATGACGATACAGAACTGAAGGCTGTACTTGACCCGGAACATCCGGATGCGGATGAAAACGGATACGTTAGGATGCCCAATGTGGACATGATTAAAGAGACAACAGATGCGATGGCGGCTACCAGATCTTATGAAGCGAACATTACTGCTTTTAACGCGGTGAAATTAATGGCGCAGAAAGCCATGGAAATTGGGAAATAG
- a CDS encoding response regulator, producing the protein MAKIMVVDDAAFMRMMVKDTLSKGGYTDICEASDGAEALQMYKDEKPALVLMDITMPNMDGLEALKAIKAFDPGATVVMCSAMGQETMVIEAIKSGAKDFIVKPFKANRILDTVSKIID; encoded by the coding sequence ATGGCAAAAATCATGGTGGTAGACGATGCGGCATTTATGAGGATGATGGTGAAGGACACCTTGTCCAAGGGAGGTTACACCGATATCTGCGAAGCGTCCGACGGAGCGGAGGCGCTGCAGATGTACAAGGATGAAAAACCGGCACTGGTACTGATGGATATCACGATGCCAAACATGGACGGGCTGGAAGCACTGAAAGCGATCAAGGCCTTTGATCCCGGCGCGACTGTGGTCATGTGCTCAGCGATGGGGCAGGAGACGATGGTAATTGAGGCGATCAAATCCGGCGCAAAAGATTTCATTGTCAAACCGTTCAAGGCAAACAGGATCCTGGATACGGTATCGAAGATCATCGACTAG
- a CDS encoding motility protein A: MDITTLLGVVGGFAFIVNAIMQGGKIGSFIDVASIMIVVGGTLCAVIASFPFNMLKNVGKHFTKLLSNKKFQVEPVIDMLVEFAQLARKNGLLALEEKANQLDDPFFKQGIMLVVDAMEADKVREMLETEVDSMSQRHEEEIAIYEKAAGYAPAFGMIGTLVGLINMLKSMDLSQGSSSTLGESMATALVTTFYGCIMANLMFMPIAKKLRIRNEEEILYKQIIIEGVIGIQSGENPKNLKEKLVSLLHQQKQAKIMDGEEGKGKKPKKEKKKK; the protein is encoded by the coding sequence ATGGATATAACCACATTGCTGGGCGTTGTCGGCGGATTCGCCTTTATTGTCAATGCGATCATGCAGGGAGGAAAGATCGGAAGCTTCATAGATGTAGCAAGTATTATGATCGTAGTTGGAGGCACCCTCTGTGCCGTGATAGCCAGCTTCCCGTTTAATATGCTGAAGAACGTCGGCAAACACTTTACGAAACTGCTGTCCAACAAGAAATTCCAGGTGGAGCCTGTGATAGATATGCTGGTGGAATTCGCGCAGCTGGCGAGAAAGAACGGGCTTCTTGCGCTGGAGGAGAAAGCAAATCAGCTGGACGACCCGTTTTTCAAGCAGGGCATCATGCTCGTTGTCGATGCCATGGAGGCCGATAAGGTGAGGGAGATGCTGGAGACGGAGGTCGACAGTATGAGCCAGCGGCACGAGGAGGAGATCGCGATATATGAAAAAGCAGCCGGTTATGCCCCTGCCTTTGGTATGATCGGAACACTTGTAGGACTTATAAACATGCTGAAGAGCATGGATCTGTCCCAGGGTTCTTCATCTACACTCGGTGAGAGTATGGCGACCGCGCTGGTCACGACATTTTACGGCTGTATCATGGCCAACCTTATGTTTATGCCGATCGCAAAGAAGCTGCGCATAAGGAATGAGGAGGAGATCCTGTACAAGCAGATCATTATCGAGGGCGTTATAGGAATACAGTCAGGGGAGAATCCAAAGAACCTGAAAGAGAAGCTTGTATCACTGCTGCATCAGCAGAAGCAGGCTAAGATCATGGACGGTGAAGAAGGTAAAGGCAAGAAGCCGAAGAAAGAAAAGAAAAAGAAGTAG
- the flhB gene encoding flagellar biosynthesis protein FlhB translates to MAADSKTEKATPKKRRDERKEGNIFQSSDVVNVVFVFLSFYILKLIFPGIYETSGNFMKRFISLAGSITDLSGQSVGKYGMEFLSAAARTVLPFACICMVTGIVMHGIQTRFLFTSKNFRPKLNRISPLQGIKRIFALKNAIELVKNLLKVIVLVAIIYTLLKQDAVNVIRTMDMSISASAAYTFDMIISMILRVSMVFAVIAFLDYLFQWWDYERKIKMSKQEVKEEFKQTEGNPEIKGRIRDIQKQRARSRMMQAVPNADVIIRNPTHFAVALSYDTEKNNAPVVVAKGVDELALRIVRTGEENHVAVIEDRPLARSLYAETELNREIPSEYYGAVAEILVYVYKLNKKMR, encoded by the coding sequence TTGGCAGCGGACTCAAAAACTGAAAAAGCCACCCCCAAAAAGCGCCGTGATGAACGGAAGGAAGGAAACATCTTCCAGAGTTCGGATGTAGTCAACGTCGTGTTTGTATTCCTTTCTTTCTATATATTAAAGCTTATCTTTCCGGGCATATATGAGACTTCCGGGAATTTTATGAAAAGATTTATAAGCCTGGCGGGAAGTATAACGGACCTCTCAGGGCAGTCTGTGGGAAAGTATGGAATGGAATTTTTGTCAGCCGCCGCAAGAACGGTGCTGCCGTTTGCCTGCATCTGTATGGTGACGGGGATCGTCATGCACGGGATACAGACGAGATTTTTGTTTACTTCCAAGAATTTCCGTCCCAAGCTGAACCGTATCAGTCCGCTTCAGGGAATCAAAAGAATCTTTGCTCTTAAAAATGCCATCGAGCTTGTAAAGAATCTGCTGAAAGTAATCGTACTTGTCGCCATCATATATACGCTGCTTAAGCAGGACGCGGTGAATGTGATCCGCACGATGGATATGAGTATCAGTGCCTCGGCGGCGTATACGTTCGATATGATCATATCTATGATATTGCGGGTTTCCATGGTGTTCGCCGTGATCGCGTTTCTGGATTATCTGTTCCAGTGGTGGGATTATGAGCGGAAGATCAAGATGTCCAAGCAGGAAGTGAAAGAGGAGTTCAAACAGACCGAAGGAAATCCTGAGATCAAGGGAAGGATCCGCGATATACAGAAGCAGAGGGCCAGAAGCAGAATGATGCAGGCGGTTCCGAACGCGGACGTTATCATAAGAAACCCTACCCACTTTGCGGTTGCGCTGTCTTATGACACGGAAAAGAATAATGCTCCGGTCGTAGTTGCCAAAGGAGTAGATGAGCTGGCGCTCAGGATCGTAAGAACAGGGGAGGAGAACCATGTGGCTGTCATAGAAGACAGGCCGCTGGCGAGAAGTCTCTATGCAGAGACAGAATTAAACCGGGAGATACCGTCGGAGTATTACGGCGCTGTTGCAGAGATCCTGGTATATGTATATAAGCTGAATAAAAAAATGAGGTAA
- a CDS encoding OmpA/MotB family protein — protein MKRRQKSPEEGSDWMGTYGDMVTLLLCFFVLLYSISSVDQVKWENLVKSMNPEAAEPSQIVTDTMEKEGTENVPGANTTEIDQKFDEMYDNLLKMQDASGEVADIQIAKGDGYQFITFKDNVFFDGDSYVLRDEGKSVLDTFSSVIAPASDAIKEIQVLGHTSQAEPNIPNEVMTDRVLSATRSAVVVAYVQQKNIIEAKKLVSAGYGQFRPIDTFDTFEGRARNRRVEILITKTGSVEQTLDEYYSQVYKNEGN, from the coding sequence ATGAAACGCAGGCAGAAAAGTCCGGAGGAAGGCTCCGACTGGATGGGAACTTACGGCGATATGGTGACATTGCTGCTTTGCTTTTTTGTATTGTTGTACTCTATATCTTCCGTAGACCAGGTGAAGTGGGAGAACCTGGTAAAGAGTATGAACCCGGAGGCGGCCGAACCGTCGCAGATCGTCACAGATACGATGGAAAAAGAGGGCACGGAGAATGTACCGGGTGCCAATACAACAGAGATAGACCAGAAATTTGACGAGATGTATGACAATCTTCTGAAGATGCAGGATGCGTCCGGTGAGGTGGCAGATATACAGATAGCCAAAGGCGACGGATATCAGTTCATTACTTTTAAGGACAATGTGTTTTTTGACGGTGACAGTTATGTTCTCAGAGATGAAGGGAAGTCGGTTCTGGATACATTTTCCTCTGTTATTGCGCCTGCGTCAGATGCGATAAAGGAGATCCAGGTGCTTGGCCACACGTCTCAGGCCGAGCCGAATATACCAAACGAAGTCATGACAGACCGGGTATTGTCGGCCACGCGCTCTGCGGTCGTAGTTGCCTATGTGCAGCAGAAGAACATCATTGAGGCGAAAAAACTGGTAAGCGCAGGATATGGACAGTTCCGCCCGATCGACACGTTTGATACGTTCGAGGGCAGGGCCAGGAACCGAAGAGTGGAGATCCTGATCACAAAGACAGGGTCTGTAGAACAGACGCTGGATGAATATTACAGCCAGGTCTATAAAAACGAGGGGAATTAA
- a CDS encoding flagellar FlbD family protein, whose protein sequence is MIELTKLNGEPVLINSRQIEYIELIPESKIIMMNGKYHIVREDKDDIIKKVIVFNNQCINYPRNEEV, encoded by the coding sequence TTGATAGAATTAACAAAACTAAACGGGGAGCCGGTGTTGATCAACTCGCGTCAGATCGAGTACATAGAGCTTATTCCTGAGTCCAAGATAATCATGATGAACGGTAAGTACCATATCGTGAGGGAAGATAAAGACGACATTATCAAAAAGGTCATCGTCTTCAATAATCAGTGTATTAATTATCCGCGGAATGAGGAGGTTTAG
- a CDS encoding flagellar biosynthetic protein FliO, with protein sequence MLNGFFTAAGTLLIVVLILYLAYVCSKYVAKTGKMKGSSRYIRMVDQIGAGQDRTIAVVQTGRGYLLLGITAAQITVLKELGEEELEEIESPAGQSTEFTDFRSVMEKIGKRKRSE encoded by the coding sequence ATGCTGAATGGATTTTTTACAGCCGCCGGTACGCTTCTGATCGTAGTGCTCATACTTTATCTGGCCTACGTGTGTTCAAAATATGTCGCAAAGACAGGAAAGATGAAAGGTTCTTCCAGATATATCCGGATGGTGGACCAGATCGGGGCCGGCCAGGACAGGACGATCGCGGTCGTTCAGACCGGCAGAGGATATCTGCTTCTCGGGATCACCGCAGCGCAGATCACGGTGCTCAAAGAGCTCGGGGAAGAAGAACTTGAGGAGATAGAAAGTCCTGCCGGCCAGAGTACGGAGTTTACAGACTTCAGATCGGTGATGGAGAAAATTGGGAAAAGGAAGCGAAGTGAATGA
- the flhA gene encoding flagellar biosynthesis protein FlhA — MKRILNNAVAALVIVIVLLMIIPMPPFLLDVMIIINISLSMIILLISMNIREPLEFSVFPSLLLITTLFRLGINVSSTKNILTNQGSAGQVIKSFGDFVLQGNVIVGFIIFMIIVLVQFIVITKGAERVAEVAARFTLDAMPGKQMAIDADLSSGLITEQEARTRRNKIQREADFYGAMDGATKIVKGDAVMSLIITFINLIGGSAIGILQSGMAFSDVLSVYSIATVGDGLVSQIPALLISTSTGMIVTRAVSEGSLNEDVSRQFLAQPKAIMMTGGVLLILMLVPGMPKIQLVLLAVLFLLAGYQISKKMQEQTVLEEAAARQTADMDAAAPATEEEYYRDINNIYNLIGVEPIEMEFGYSLIPLVDESSGGKMINRIVIFRRQYAQEMGFVIPSVRLRDSSSLNTNQYIIKIKGEEVARGEILVDHYLALEPASPSGEIDGIETIEPAYGIPSKWILPENKEMAEIYGYTVIDPLSVMLTHLSETIRQHAYELLSRQEVSLLLDNVKKTSAELVDEVVPGIISHGSLQKILISLLKEGIPIKDMESILETIADASGAGLDITSVTENIRSALKRTITRKFCEGGQMRVVTLDAGLEKLLVSSMAKSDQGVYLAVSPDIMQSMLTQIGEQMKKFQELSQDTVILTSQVIRPYLYRMLEQFYPSVYVLAFNEIADNIQIQAVGNIRKE, encoded by the coding sequence ATGAAACGAATTTTGAACAATGCGGTAGCTGCCTTAGTGATAGTTATTGTATTACTTATGATTATTCCCATGCCTCCGTTTTTACTGGATGTCATGATTATTATAAATATTTCTTTGTCAATGATTATATTGCTTATCAGTATGAACATAAGGGAGCCGCTGGAATTTTCCGTATTCCCGTCTCTCCTGCTCATAACGACGCTGTTCCGCCTGGGCATCAATGTATCGTCAACAAAAAATATTCTCACAAACCAGGGAAGCGCGGGACAGGTCATAAAATCGTTCGGTGACTTCGTGCTGCAGGGTAATGTCATTGTCGGCTTCATCATCTTTATGATCATTGTGCTCGTGCAGTTTATCGTCATCACGAAGGGCGCGGAGCGTGTGGCTGAGGTTGCGGCCAGGTTTACGCTGGATGCCATGCCCGGTAAGCAGATGGCGATCGATGCGGATCTGAGTTCCGGTCTCATTACGGAACAGGAGGCGAGAACGAGAAGAAACAAAATACAGCGGGAAGCTGATTTCTACGGCGCCATGGACGGCGCCACAAAGATCGTCAAAGGTGACGCGGTGATGTCGCTGATCATCACCTTTATCAACCTGATCGGAGGTTCCGCCATAGGGATCCTGCAGTCAGGTATGGCATTCTCAGATGTGCTGTCCGTCTATTCGATAGCAACGGTAGGTGACGGGCTCGTATCACAGATACCGGCGCTTCTCATATCCACATCGACGGGTATGATCGTGACCAGGGCCGTATCGGAAGGCAGTCTGAACGAGGATGTATCAAGACAGTTCCTTGCCCAGCCGAAGGCGATAATGATGACCGGCGGGGTTCTGCTCATCCTCATGCTCGTTCCGGGAATGCCAAAGATACAGCTTGTGCTTCTGGCGGTTCTTTTCCTCCTGGCGGGATATCAGATCTCAAAGAAAATGCAGGAGCAGACTGTGCTGGAAGAGGCGGCGGCCCGGCAGACGGCAGATATGGACGCTGCCGCGCCTGCTACGGAAGAAGAATATTACAGAGATATCAATAACATATACAACCTGATTGGTGTAGAGCCGATAGAGATGGAGTTCGGATACAGCCTCATCCCGCTCGTGGATGAATCAAGCGGAGGAAAGATGATCAACAGAATTGTCATTTTCCGCAGGCAGTATGCCCAGGAGATGGGATTTGTCATTCCTTCCGTCAGGCTGAGAGACAGCTCGAGTCTTAACACAAACCAGTACATTATTAAGATAAAGGGCGAAGAAGTAGCCAGGGGAGAGATACTTGTGGACCATTACCTGGCGCTGGAACCGGCGTCTCCGTCCGGTGAGATCGACGGGATAGAGACGATCGAACCTGCATATGGAATTCCGAGCAAATGGATACTGCCTGAGAATAAAGAGATGGCAGAAATATACGGTTATACGGTGATCGACCCGCTTTCTGTCATGCTGACACACTTATCCGAGACGATCCGGCAGCATGCATATGAGCTGCTCAGCAGGCAGGAGGTAAGCCTGCTGCTGGACAATGTGAAAAAGACTTCGGCCGAGCTTGTGGACGAGGTGGTGCCGGGGATCATCTCACACGGCAGTCTCCAGAAAATACTCATAAGTCTGCTGAAAGAAGGAATACCGATCAAAGATATGGAAAGTATCCTCGAAACGATCGCAGACGCGTCGGGAGCCGGGCTTGACATCACCAGTGTCACAGAAAATATACGCTCCGCGCTGAAGAGAACGATCACAAGAAAGTTCTGTGAGGGAGGGCAGATGCGTGTCGTAACGCTGGATGCGGGACTGGAAAAACTGCTTGTGTCGAGTATGGCCAAAAGTGACCAGGGAGTTTATCTGGCGGTAAGTCCGGATATTATGCAGAGCATGCTTACACAGATAGGAGAGCAGATGAAGAAATTTCAGGAACTTTCCCAGGATACGGTCATCCTGACAAGCCAGGTGATCCGTCCGTACCTTTACCGGATGCTGGAACAGTTCTATCCGTCGGTATACGTACTGGCTTTCAATGAAATAGCAGATAACATACAGATACAGGCAGTGGGAAATATAAGAAAAGAGTAG
- a CDS encoding flagellar motor switch protein FliM → MAEVLSQSQIDALLNSMMNSDAAEEPKEEKPEKNWKKYDFKSPKKFTKDKLKLLKGIYDNYGRLASSRLNGVLRTACEMEVLSVEEQRYFEFSNILSENDVMMMLNLKLPDESKNPPMMIHISQKLMVNMIDRMLGGTGDDDDVDSSYTYSEIESALYKKVMKYLLDITRDAWGNYIKINLGDQRLEENPGLFQEISLDEPVAIVLLNVKMQNIDGRITICIPGNLLMNIFNIIDKRKHVDGLYDEGIANSRELIMTRLNRSTMEIKAELAEAQLSMKEVCGLKVGDVIDLNKSRESDVVLYVEEQPWFRGKLGAHNKNAAVKIKQCIQEEAPADK, encoded by the coding sequence ATGGCAGAAGTATTATCACAAAGTCAGATTGATGCGTTGCTGAATTCTATGATGAACAGTGACGCAGCGGAAGAGCCCAAAGAGGAGAAACCGGAAAAGAATTGGAAAAAATATGATTTCAAGAGTCCAAAGAAGTTTACAAAAGATAAGCTGAAGCTTTTGAAGGGCATTTACGATAACTACGGCAGGCTTGCGTCCTCCAGATTAAACGGTGTTCTCAGAACAGCCTGCGAGATGGAAGTCCTGTCTGTGGAGGAGCAGAGGTACTTTGAATTCAGTAATATACTGAGCGAAAATGACGTCATGATGATGCTGAACTTAAAGCTGCCCGATGAGTCCAAAAATCCGCCCATGATGATCCATATAAGCCAGAAACTTATGGTGAATATGATAGACCGTATGCTAGGGGGAACAGGGGATGACGACGATGTGGATTCATCCTATACATATTCGGAGATCGAAAGCGCGCTGTACAAGAAGGTAATGAAATATCTGCTTGATATCACAAGGGATGCCTGGGGCAATTATATCAAAATAAATCTCGGAGACCAGCGGCTTGAGGAGAATCCCGGACTGTTCCAGGAGATCAGCCTGGATGAGCCGGTCGCGATCGTGCTGCTGAATGTCAAGATGCAGAATATAGACGGACGGATCACCATATGTATTCCGGGAAATCTGCTGATGAATATATTCAATATCATTGACAAGCGCAAGCATGTGGACGGCCTGTATGACGAGGGCATTGCCAACAGCAGGGAGCTTATCATGACACGGCTGAACCGGAGCACGATGGAAATAAAGGCTGAACTTGCCGAGGCACAGCTCAGCATGAAAGAGGTGTGCGGTCTGAAAGTAGGGGATGTCATTGACCTGAACAAGTCCAGGGAATCAGATGTTGTCTTATATGTGGAAGAACAGCCGTGGTTTAGAGGAAAGCTAGGCGCACACAATAAAAATGCTGCAGTAAAAATAAAGCAGTGCATACAGGAGGAAGCACCGGCAGATAAATAA
- a CDS encoding flagellar biosynthetic protein FliQ, translating into MTTGEIGDLMYQMFILAVKLGGPILLISMIVGIVISILQAATQIHEQTLTFVPKLIVIGIILVITGNSMLKMLQEFTQQIFRFIAEG; encoded by the coding sequence ATGACAACAGGTGAAATTGGCGATTTGATGTATCAGATGTTCATACTGGCCGTGAAGCTTGGAGGCCCCATATTACTTATCAGTATGATCGTGGGGATCGTGATATCCATTCTCCAGGCCGCGACGCAGATCCACGAACAGACGCTTACATTTGTGCCAAAACTGATAGTGATAGGAATTATTCTGGTGATAACCGGAAACAGTATGCTGAAAATGCTGCAGGAATTTACGCAGCAGATATTCCGGTTCATTGCCGAAGGTTAG
- the fliR gene encoding flagellar biosynthetic protein FliR: MLLAGTPEFLVFTLVLMRMSGFVFLNPILGRKNIPAVFKTGLALVLALVVYPQAEPAGEEVTSAVVYAVLLLKEFALGYLLGFVMQLFDMVVSFAGSVIDFQMGLSMATVYDAQNGTQIALTGNILQIYYLLLFFAVDGHLALLKILMTSQDIVPYAALKLGTGSAQAVLQIFTECVVLAVKLAFPIIAFEFLVEVATGLLMRIIPQINLFVMSIQLRVIIGLAMMVFLISPAGDYLKGIISQMMQGLQDVLRTVNI, encoded by the coding sequence ATGTTACTTGCAGGTACACCGGAATTTCTCGTGTTTACGCTCGTCCTGATGAGAATGTCCGGATTTGTATTTCTCAATCCGATACTGGGGAGAAAAAATATACCGGCAGTCTTTAAGACCGGGCTGGCGCTTGTTCTTGCGCTGGTCGTCTATCCGCAGGCAGAGCCGGCGGGAGAGGAAGTGACTTCCGCGGTCGTGTATGCCGTACTTCTTCTGAAGGAATTTGCGCTTGGATATCTGCTCGGGTTTGTCATGCAGCTGTTTGATATGGTGGTCTCTTTTGCAGGCTCTGTCATAGATTTTCAGATGGGGCTTTCTATGGCAACCGTATATGATGCCCAGAACGGAACGCAGATCGCGCTGACGGGAAATATTTTACAAATATATTATCTGCTCTTATTTTTTGCGGTCGACGGTCATCTGGCGCTGCTCAAGATACTGATGACGTCCCAGGATATCGTGCCCTATGCGGCGCTTAAGCTGGGAACAGGTTCCGCCCAGGCGGTACTGCAGATATTTACAGAGTGCGTCGTGCTGGCGGTAAAGCTCGCTTTCCCTATCATTGCATTTGAATTCCTGGTGGAAGTGGCAACCGGACTTCTGATGCGGATCATCCCGCAGATCAACCTGTTTGTCATGAGCATACAGCTGAGAGTGATCATAGGGCTTGCGATGATGGTATTTTTGATATCTCCGGCGGGTGACTACCTGAAAGGGATCATCTCTCAGATGATGCAGGGACTGCAGGACGTATTGAGGACAGTAAACATATAG